Part of the Vigna unguiculata cultivar IT97K-499-35 chromosome 3, ASM411807v1, whole genome shotgun sequence genome, TGACtaaaaacaatgattttgaaAGTACAGGGACTAAACAATGATCAAGTTTCGACTTAGAACCATTTTCCAATTTGggtcaaacttgagggaccaaaaacatatttttcccttatttattttattgaaaaccATATTTATGTTGGAAAATTTAGTAAACCATTAATAGTAATAGAAATTTGCAGTTGTAATATcatctattttatatatatatatatatatatatatatatatatatatatatatatatatatatatatatatatatatatatatatatatatatatatataaaagagtatcatataaaatttcaaatgcaatacaaatCACCTCTAACCTGAAAATTTTCTTGTCTAGAATATTAAGAAATTGCATTCTTCAAGAGATGATAACGTTgagattttaaaagaaaaatattttactttcctTTTAAACAAGTGTTGTTGAATACTCTTTTTTTCTCACCATGAGTGTGAAAATTTATTTCCCTACTAAGTTTCCATCCTTTTGTGACATATTTTCTTctacttttccttttcttttcaaatgaacCCTTTGCTCGCATATGCTATGCGTGGTTTGAAAAGTCATTTCAATCATTCAAATTTCCTTCGAATAAAAGTGGTACATGTtggtttttctttctctttttgaaTTCAATTCACGTCTTCTTACAAAACGCGCcctcttatttttctttctatattaaattttacagcaacttaaatttttaataaaataaatcatatatataaattacgTGATGCCAGAGCAGATCGtcatttaaaatcaaaatagatttaaataaaattatataatctttAAAAGTTAGTTACAATTATACCTGAGGGACTGAAAATGAAGTGTTCATTAAGATTACAAGTAcatttaacctaaaaattaatcaatattaatCGGATTACTATTTTAGTGAATGTCAGAAAATTGAAATGTCATTGTTGTAGTTGGATTAGCTGGTGCAGTCAGGAGGGTGAGTTGGATGTTTCAAATCGAAAGGaccaatgtaaataaataaaataaattattatctcttttatttttcactttttctttctgTGCCCCCACGGTTCTACCACTCTTCCATGTCATCGTAACGCCAACGCCACCACGAGATTACTGAAAAttggaataattaattaaattaattaaaatataattataattaaaaaacatgttTAGTCTTCACGGATTAAACGCCACATCGGAGTTAACACCTGCTTTATAAGGTAAAACCCTTTTCGTTGTTCTCACTCATCATTTCTCTTCCTTCCTACATTCTCTCtctaaaaagaaaggaaaagaaaagaaaagaaaagaaagggaaagaaaaagaagagagtgTAGGTGGAGAGAGTGCGCACTGCAGACAGATCTGGGAGAAGACGATGGGACACAACCAGAACCAGAGATCTCTGATCTACGCGTTCGTCTCTCGCGGCACCGTGATTCTTGCGGAGTACACCGAATTCAGCGGCAACTTCAACACCATCGCTTTTCAGTGCCTCCAGAAGCTCCCTGCCTCCAACAATAAATTCACCTACAACTGCGACGGCCACACCTTCAATTACCTCGTCGACAACGGATTCAGTGAGTACTTCTCCTGCAGATCCATATAGCACAAATTCAATTCGAGCAAACGCGCTTTGGTCAAatgaattgaaaatagaaataaaatttaaatgaaactaaatgaaatgaaattcgTGTTGCTGTGAATTGTTTTCGGCGCTGAATTCAAAGTATCTGTCACTTGCACTCGCTTTGTGTAGCGTATTGTGTTGTTGCGGATGAGTCGATTGGGAGACAGGTGCCTGTGGCTTTTCTGGAGCGCGTGAAGGATGATTTTATTGCTAAGTACGGCGGTGGGAAGGCGGCGACGGCAGCCGCCAACAGCCTCAACAAGGAATTCGGGTATTGAGTTTCTGCTGTGTGAGCTTGAGATGCTAGATTTGTTGTGATTGTGATTTCTGTTGCTTGGGGGAAGGTTGTACGTGGTCTGATTTGTGCTTGCTGCAGGTCCAAGTTGAAGGAGCATATGCAGTACTGTGTCGAGCACCCTGAAGAGATAAGCAAGCTTGCTAAGGTGAAAGCTCAGGTTTCTGAAGTTAAAGGTGTCATGATGGAGAACATTGAAAAGGTAAAGATGCTTATTCAGAAGAGTGTACTGCGTAAATTAAATAGATCTAGCATTAATCTTTGTAGATCAAGTTTAGTTGTACtgagaaatttcaagagttgtGTGTTAGAGGGAAGTATAATAATTGTGGTTTTGTTtggattttttaataataaagacAATGGGATCTTTGAGAAAACTTAAACGTTACTTAAACCTCATGTATGGCACTGTTAAAATAGTCTGGCCAGCATTCTCTTGAATATACGGCATTGTGGTCGTGCTGTATTGAAGATGGAGTGTTTAGAGTGACACGCTACTTTTAACTGCCGTGATATGTGCATGAACCAGGGCGACTCCCTCATATCGGCacattgttatatttatttcttgccatttttcgtaaaaaaaaagtaagtaaaTTCGAATTTATAAAAGCTTAAAatcttaaatgaaaataagttaaatgaataCTACTGACTGCAACTTCATAAATTATTAGAGTCCATTGCTAGGTTTTCCTTCTTAAGAGTAGGATCTTCACATACGGGGTTGTTCCAGGAATAATATAAGATCTAATGGGAAAAACTATTGGATGCAATCtcagaagtttttttttttggtttaccatccaatcaatttttttctaaattgaaatatgataggatctaatctaaaatgttttgaattatatttttgttggtTAGGACAAAATGAGTcattttttatctgttttactcttttttttttacaataacatTTACATAAAGTACATAATTTATTTGGTAAAAGAAAAGAAgcataaaacaattttaagctaataaatttatatatcctaaaataataaaatgtaatttagaTGATACGATCATAGAGTAAACAAACCAGTAATTTCGTAAATGCatatattgtataaatatagttgataaactaatttcataaataaaatcatgtGTTTATATATTAATGTGGTTTGGATTGGATTATAGTAGTCATTAAAATTGGAGCCAAAATCCAATCCATTAAAAAATTGCTACATTTTGGCTTttgtatttttggttttttgttgCTGTTTACACTGAATTGGATCAGTTTGTGAGCATTCCTTCTCCAACGTCCAGCTGCCACTTATTCACAGTTACACAGCCACTTACTCACTTTATGCATGTCTTATTTTGGTATATCTTTGTTCTAATTCTTCTGAAAGCAAGGCTTCATTCATTCCCAATTATGTGGTTCCAAAGACAAAGAAGAAACAAAGGGATATTTATTAGGATCACTCAAAGAATTATGATTTGATGCATGAAGTGAATGCTTCCTTCTGTATGCTTACCTGACGAAATAATACCTTTAAATAGGCAAAAATTACACAACAAATGTAATTAATGTTCAATTTCCACATTGAAATGTGGTGGTTTGCTAGGATGAACTACCAATTAGTAGGAACGCAAGGAGTTATGACTTGTGAATTGTGGTGgttgtttatgttttatgttaacTTTTCTAGGTATTATCTTCTCTATAGATTCATAGTGAGACTCAATTATGACTGATGATTTTTGTTGAGATGGTTAGGTGAACTTTGTTAAGTtgtagtttaaaattttaacattgaGAACTTTTCACCATA contains:
- the LOC114177861 gene encoding vesicle-associated membrane protein 722-like, translated to MGHNQNQRSLIYAFVSRGTVILAEYTEFSGNFNTIAFQCLQKLPASNNKFTYNCDGHTFNYLVDNGFTYCVVADESIGRQVPVAFLERVKDDFIAKYGGGKAATAAANSLNKEFGSKLKEHMQYCVEHPEEISKLAKVKAQVSEVKGVMMENIEKVLDRGEKIELLVDKTENLHHQAQDFRNSGTKIRRKMWLQNMKIKLIVLAILIALILIIVLSVCRGFNCGK